The DNA region GGCACCCACTCGAAGGGCACCGCCTGCGACCTGTAGACGAGCTTGGTCATCGAGAGGCGGTCGACGCCGGGGACGGTAGCGGCCTGCACCTCGGGTTCACCGGCGATGCCTGGTGCTTCGTATGGGGAGTGATACTCCCAGACGATCTCGCCGGCGGGGGTTACCTGCAGCAGGCGCCCTTTCATGCCCTCAGTGATTAGCGTGTTGCCGTTAGGCAGGCGCTGCGCGTTGCTGACGAAGGAGCTGTGGAACTCCCAAGACGGGCGCCCCGAGTCCTCTGCCGTGTATTGCCAGACAATTTCTTTGATCGACGGGTCGATCTCGAGGACGCGCGACCCGGCATAGATGCCTAGCGGGGCGGGCGGGTAGCCAGCGCCGCCCTGATTGTCGAACACGAGGATGTTGCCCGCGCCGGGAAGCCCCTCGGCAATGAAATGGGGGTTGTGCTGGCCGGAAATTTGGTCAACCGGGCGCGGTACGGAGAACCGGTTGATGCGCTGGTGCTCGGCTCCTGGCTCTTCACCGTAGTAGGGACCGATGCGCCAGACCACAGCACCCGTCTTCTTGTCAATGATTCCGACGACGTTGGCCTTGCGCGTGCTGAAAATGATGTTGTCGGGGTGGAAGACGCTAGTCGGATCGGCGTCGTGCCATTTGTTCGGGCCCAGCGTCTTCATGCTGTTCATCTCGAGGTAGCCCCAGACGTCGTCGGGGCGACGGGCGACGGTCGCGCGGAGGTGCGCCCAACCGGCGGCAGAGAAGCCGAACTCGCTCAGGTGGTCTCCGGCTCGCCAGGTCCAGACGATATCGCCGGCCGGCGTAACTTCGTAGATGCCCTGATCGCCCACGATGTTCTCACCGAGGTCCGGAACAACGCGCGGCATCGTCACGAGGAGCAGGCGGTTGCCGTTCGGGAGAAGCTCCCAATCATGGTTCTGCCGAGCTGCACCGCCAGGCGCCTCGCTGCCCCACTCCCACAGGATCTCGCCGCTCCACGACACCTGGCCGACGGTCCGGTTCGCGTAGATGCCGCCCGGTGAGCCATCGACTTCAGAAATCTGCACCCCGACATCGCCGATCCTGCCGCCATTCATCTCGGGATCGATGATGCGCGCCGGGACACCGTAGAAGGGCCACTCGTGGCGAACCTCGCCGTCAAGATCGATCAGTCGGGAGACTCCGTCCGGTCCGCTGAAGAGGACATAGCTCTCATAGACCTGGGTGCGGTCGAGGTGCACGACACCGGTTGCGGTTTTCACGGTCATTCTTGTTCCCTTTGTTGAATCGGTATTTGGGAAGGTGCGGCGTCGCCTTGGCGATGGCCGTTCGGGGTAGAGGGCGGGTTCCCTGTCGCTGCGCCCGGTCATAGCGGCGCGATCGCCACGCAGTCGGAGGAACTCGAGAGCGAGGACGACTCCGCCGTCCAGCCGCAGGACGCGGTCGACGGAAAGCACCGGGTCCCCAGGCGCAATCTGAAGTTGACTCGCCAACGCATCGCCCGCCGTGGACGCTTCGATGACCAGATCAGCGCTCCCAAGGGGAAGGCCGAGCTTGCCCTCCAGGAGTGACACGAGATCGTCGCTCTCCAGGACGCAGTCAAGGAGGCCAGCAGCGAGTTCGACATTCAAGTAGCTGGTGTCGAGCGAGAGGGGCTGATCATCGAGAATGCGGACCCTCTCAATCAGGAGCACAGGTGATCGCACCGGGAGATTGAGGGCGGCACTGATGGCCAAAGGCGACGAAACGATGTCGGCCACGAGAACTCGGTTCGTTACTCGTCCGCCGTTGGCACTGGCCGACTCGCTCAATCCTCGGAGCTCGGCAAAATCCGACCAGTCCCAGTGCGGGCTGATCGTGGTGCCGATGCCGCGACGGCGGGATACGACACCCTGTTTCTGCAGCGCAGCCAGAGCCGCCCGGATCGCGTTACGGCTGGCGCCGAATTCCAAGATCAGCGCCTCTTCGCTCAGCGCCGTGGGCGTGGCCGAGTTGCGAGCCTCGGCGCGCATGAGATCGCCCAGCCGGCGAGAAGATTGCTTTCGATCTCCTCGAAGAAGGCCATCGCTGTACGGATCGAATTCCATGGCTCGACGCTACAGACGAGTTGTGTCGCCTGAACGTCCGCTACATTGTGGCTAAGTTTCGCCACCTTTGTTGGCGTGATTTCAAGGAGCGGAGCGAGGTAACGCCGGAAGATTTTTCTCGTCCAGGCCTGAAAGGCGGGCGTCGACAGCAAAAGCGCTGGTCTCTGAACTCGCCCAGCGAACGTTCTGTAGCCTGCTTGGACCGACGTCGCTCAGTCTCATTTTCCTTGTGCCTTGATTCCCCGCTTGGGCCCAAGCGCGTGAAGCACACGCAAGTTGCGTGGGCGGTTTTCGGCGCGCGGCGCGCAAATACTCCTGCTTGAACCTGAGCCGACGGCAGTACTTTCAGCTGCGTCACCCGGGGGTAGGCCTGTGTGGATACTGGCGATGAGGTCGTGGCGCCGAAGTTGGGGACTCCAACTGTCGATTGGCCGAACGGCTGGCGCGGGCCGACCGCAGAAGAGCGCCACGACTCAACTACTGCCGCGCAAGGTACTCGCGCCAGCCGCCGAACTCGGTGATGTCGGAGCCCTCGGGGAAGGAGCATCCAAAGCCGAGCACCTCGCGTCCGTCGGCCAGCTCGATCTTTCCGAGCGACATCGGTTGCGGCAGTCCGGCGAGGAAGGCGCCGAGTGCCGCTGGGGACAGCGACCAGAGTTCACCGGCGAGCTGCGCGCCCTCGCCCGCGGCGACTCTCACGACTCCCGGCTTCGCGACAGCGCCGGGAAGCGCGACCATCCGATAGTCGGTTGAGGTCGCGACCTCGCCGAGCGGGCGCGCGTGACGGGACATGAGCTGGTGGTTGAGCGGCTGCCCGGTGAGGTGGGCACCGAAGACGGCGAGGTCGATTCCCCCGGTGGGGAAGACCGTCGGCTGCTCACCGAGAAGAAGGGCGGCGAGGTCGATGGCAATCTGGTCGTCGAAGCTCCGCACGATCATGGAGACACCGAAGAGGCCGTCGCTGGCTTCGCCCGCGGGGAGAGCCACCCCTGCCAGGTCGAGCAGGTTCATGAAGTTGGTGAAGGTACCCATCCGTGAGTTCGCGCCGATCGGATCGACCTCGAGGTCGGCGAGCGTGGGATGGTCGGGGGTGGTGGGTGTGAGCAGCGCGTCGAAGCCGTCAAGAAGTTCCAAGGCTTTCCGTTTATACCGGGCGACTCGATCCTGGTCGGCGACCAGCGCGTGACCGGCGTGCGCTGCCGCCGCGCTGACGATGCGAGCGACGGTCGGATCCGCGCCATCCGGATGCTGTGCCATGAAGTCGCCGTATGCGGCATATCGCTCAGCGACCAGGGCGCCGTCGTAGAGCAGCTTGGCGCAGTCGAGCAGTGGTTGGATGTCGACCTCTGCCGTCGCGACACCGGCGGTCTCGAGCGCCGAGACCGATGCGGCGAACAGCGCTCGTCGCTCAGCGGATAGCCCTTCGAGAAGCCGGGGTACCGGGACCGCGACCCGCGAGTTGGTCGAAGCCGC from Demequina lutea includes:
- the atzF gene encoding allophanate hydrolase, with translation MPPTVESAAARVTRALARLREVDRPEIWITLRDPSELTAAAAELDTRVAAGERLPLAGLLVAVKDNIHVAGLPTTAGHPSFLHLPERSATAVERLIAAGALVMGKTNLDQFATGLVGTRSPYGAVRNSRFPERISGGSSSGSAVSVALGIVDFALGTDTAGSGRVPAALNGIIGIKATLGIIPLDGVVPACRSYDCLTAFATTLELATTVMRVMAGPSSLDPTSRAWPADVNLAASTNSRVAVPVPRLLEGLSAERRALFAASVSALETAGVATAEVDIQPLLDCAKLLYDGALVAERYAAYGDFMAQHPDGADPTVARIVSAAAAHAGHALVADQDRVARYKRKALELLDGFDALLTPTTPDHPTLADLEVDPIGANSRMGTFTNFMNLLDLAGVALPAGEASDGLFGVSMIVRSFDDQIAIDLAALLLGEQPTVFPTGGIDLAVFGAHLTGQPLNHQLMSRHARPLGEVATSTDYRMVALPGAVAKPGVVRVAAGEGAQLAGELWSLSPAALGAFLAGLPQPMSLGKIELADGREVLGFGCSFPEGSDITEFGGWREYLARQ
- a CDS encoding UTRA domain-containing protein, producing MEFDPYSDGLLRGDRKQSSRRLGDLMRAEARNSATPTALSEEALILEFGASRNAIRAALAALQKQGVVSRRRGIGTTISPHWDWSDFAELRGLSESASANGGRVTNRVLVADIVSSPLAISAALNLPVRSPVLLIERVRILDDQPLSLDTSYLNVELAAGLLDCVLESDDLVSLLEGKLGLPLGSADLVIEASTAGDALASQLQIAPGDPVLSVDRVLRLDGGVVLALEFLRLRGDRAAMTGRSDREPALYPERPSPRRRRTFPNTDSTKGTRMTVKTATGVVHLDRTQVYESYVLFSGPDGVSRLIDLDGEVRHEWPFYGVPARIIDPEMNGGRIGDVGVQISEVDGSPGGIYANRTVGQVSWSGEILWEWGSEAPGGAARQNHDWELLPNGNRLLLVTMPRVVPDLGENIVGDQGIYEVTPAGDIVWTWRAGDHLSEFGFSAAGWAHLRATVARRPDDVWGYLEMNSMKTLGPNKWHDADPTSVFHPDNIIFSTRKANVVGIIDKKTGAVVWRIGPYYGEEPGAEHQRINRFSVPRPVDQISGQHNPHFIAEGLPGAGNILVFDNQGGAGYPPAPLGIYAGSRVLEIDPSIKEIVWQYTAEDSGRPSWEFHSSFVSNAQRLPNGNTLITEGMKGRLLQVTPAGEIVWEYHSPYEAPGIAGEPEVQAATVPGVDRLSMTKLVYRSQAVPFEWVPAATEKVGVFVDQQSSC